cctacgcaccatttatgttcaattctcttgctgctgctctatttccgtgttctactgcgtgacttattgccttgagtttgaattctgcgttgtacgcctgtctcttaataggagccattttgtggtctttacagatgtaaacacacaaatgaaatgaaacgtaatatccgcgcgcttcttcttctacgggggcgggtgcttaccttggcggttgcttaccgtagaagaagaagcgcttcctcttctacggggaaaaaagatggcggctgtttaccgtagttgcgagacctaaactttatgaaaatgaatcttaatattaatccatatataaagcgcaccgggttataagccgcactgtcagcttttgagtaaatttgtggtttttaggtgcggctaatagtgcggaaaatacggtatgtacaatCGGAGTGTAATCAACAACACACTTGTAGCCGCTTGAATTGCCTTGTCTTTGTTAACTATTGTTTATTGAGGTTAGTTTGTTCCCAGTTAAGCTGGTTTGTTTCTAGGTCATGTGTACTCATCCTTCTTTAAACCATTAAATCTGCTTCTAGGTGTCTTTTATGAATAATCAGAAGCAGCAAAAGCCAACGCTAACAGGCCAGCGTTTCAAAACTAGAAAAAGAGGTTGGTGCTGGATTTACTTTGGATGATGGTATTTTTGTCGCTCTAATGTCCTAACAAATGCACACGTTTGCAACAGATGAAAAGGAGAGATTTGACCCTACTCAGTTTCAAGAAAGTATCGTACAAGGCTTGAATCAAACTGGCACTGACTTGGAGGCAGTTGCGAAGTTCCTTGATGCCTCTGGCGCCAAGCTTGACTACCGCCGCTATGCAGAGACACTCTTTGACATCCTGGTGGCCGGTGGAATGTTGGGTAAATTGTGTTTTCTTTCTTTCGTGAAACTATTTAACTAATCATTGTGTCTTAATTTCTAATACTTGCTTTTTCGATGCAGCCCCAGGTGGGACTCTTTCAGATGACATGACCCGCACAGAGTTTTGCCTCTTTACGGCACAAGAAGACCTGGAGACAATGCAAGCTTATGCTCAGGTAGACTGGAAGTGCATTAACTCCTGTCCATCGTCCCTTACTGGAAATGATCTCTGAATGTCTCGTCAGGTTTTTAACAAGCTGATCAGGCGTTACAAGTACCTGGAGAAGGGATTTGAAGAGGAGATCAAGAAGGTGAGCGCCCTTTGGACTGGGTGACTGACATCTACATTTCAACATAACCGGAACTAGCATTTGCTTGCACATATACTTGTGACTTTTGCCAGACATAACAATAATGGGCGATAATTAAGGTATTACGTTTTGTTCCATTCATGCATTTTTTAAGTGTCTTTTAGATGAGTAAACAGAACTTTGATTAAATCTGTTAAAATGTGAGGGACAAACTCGTTTTCAATTTTCGCTTCCTGTAGGTTCAGTGACTGTGACGAATGTGTTCTCTATTTTGCGTTGAGTGAGGTGCCACAACCAAGGAaatgagttgtttttttacaatcagTACGACTGTCATTTTTATTCTTTTATGTATAGTTGCTGCTGTTCCTAAAAGGGTTCACTGAGTCTGAGCGCAACAAGCTGGCCATGCTTACCGGTATTCTGTTAGCCAACGGGAACATATCGGCCTCCATCCTCAGCAGCCTCTTCAATGAGAATCTTGTCAAAGAGGGTGAGGGTGAATGAGCTGTTTTTGATCAGACTGTTTGAAATCACACTTAAAACATATCTCTCGCCCAGGAGTGTCTTCAGCTTTTGCTGTCAAGCTGTTCAAGTCTTGGATCAATGAGAAAGACATCAACTCAGTAGCTGGAAGTCTCCGCAAAGTGGGCATGGACAACCGGCTGATGGTATGAAAAACGTTAGTGAGGCATAGTTTTCTTTCTGCTTTTGCTGACGCTGCTGTACTTGGCAGGAACTCTTTCCTGCCAACAAGCGGAGCTGCGAGCATTTTTCTAAGTACTTCACTGACGCTGGGCTGAAGGAGCTGTCCGACTTTGCTCGCAACCAGCAGTCCATTGGCGCCCGCAAAGAGCTGCAGAAGGAGCTCCAAGAGCAGATGTCCCGCGGAGACCCGCTCAAGGAGGTGAGGCAATGGATATTGGAGAAAAAAAGCTGTCTCAATTGGCACACTTTCATACTTGTCCTTAGCATTTTTAGTGTGTTGACAGAGAATTACGTCAAAATGTAGTGTAGGAGTGTTttactatttaccgtatttttccgactataagtcgcaccggccgaaaatgcataataaagaaggaaaaaaacataagtcgcatactggagcatttttgggggaaatttatttgctaaaacccaacaccaagaatagacatttgaaaggcaatttaaaataaataaagaatagtgaataagtgtatgttatatgaggcataaataaccaactgagaaggtgcctggtatgttaacataacatattatggtaagagtcattcaaataactataacatagaacatgctatatgtttaccaaacagtctgtcactcctaatcgctaaatcccatgaaatcttatacgtctagtctcttacgtgaatgagctaaataatattatttgatattttacgctaatgtgttaatttcacacaagtcgctcctgagtataagtcgcacccccggccaaactatggaaaaaaactgccacttatagtccgaaaaatacggtactactattCTGACGCTTCGATTCAGAGGAGTCTGATTCGACTATCACCCTCAGTCGAATCACAGAAGCCGACCGAACCAACGTCCCTAactaaaatatgcaataattgccATGTTTGTTTCTTCCAGTAATGTTCCTTTTTTGAAATGGAAAGTCACAAATcggatcgttttttttttttttttgtgattctcATTAGCTGTGATGGGTAAATATTGCCTCAGTTTGTTAATGGAAGACTCACTACCCGTATAGACAGTACACCAAACTAATTGTTTCGTAGTGGTTTCACCATCtactgcaggggtgctcattacgtcgatcgcgagctaccagtcgatctcggagggtgtgtcagtcgatcaccagccaggcattaaaaaaatagtcctaaaaatgagcgatcataaatcttcactatgacgtcactttcgtcacttgattgacattcacggcacccgagggtcttctgagatgacactggctgctgccagctcattaaaattaccgactggaaggcgagaaacactttatttcaacagactctggcgccgtacctgtcgtcaaaactccaaagaccgactgcacagttgcgctaacaaaataggagtctcagaaagctggcgtgcacaagctagcaagctacggagtttgccgacaatgtatttcttgtaaagtgtatacagaggagtacggaagctggacaaataagatgccaaaaagcaaccactttcatgtggtattggacagaaaggaggactttttttctcctccattcgaaaatgcggaccttatcagcaccactgtctgattcctatcaatgcaagtcatcagaatcaggtaatacaccaacttatattcttgtcttcatgaaagaaaggaatctatatgttaaacatgcttgtattatcattaaacactttttacttgttaacaatattaactatatgtgttaaacatgcttgtattatctttaaacacctttaacttattaactatatgtattaaacattcttgtattatcattaaacacctttaattttttaacaatattaactatgtgttaaacatgcttgtattatcattaaacacctttaacttgttaacaattataactatatgtattaaacatgcttgtattatcattaaacaccttttaattttttaacaatattaactatatgagttaaacatgctttcattatctttaaacaccttttacttgttaacaatattaactatatgtattaaacatacttgtattatcattaaacacctttaatttattaactatatgtgttaaacatgcttgcattatcattaaacaccttttaacttgttaacaaaaacatatatttcataaataagtaaatataaattatatatatgaatgaggtagatccccacgacttgatcaattgaaaagtagctcgcctgcagaaaagtgTGAGCATCCCTGATCTACTGGATAAGTTCAttacatttgacctgcaaataaaaTTCATAAAATTTGGTATTGGGTATGTTTTTAACCAGTAACTGCAGAAAGGAATATAAAGGGCGAAACTCTGGTCAATGAGCCCTATTGTAAACAGAAAAGATGAACATTTAATGGTTTTGGGTGCCTTATCAAAATGATGCCACACTTCggaattttttacttttttgtcacTTATGAGCCGAAAGTGCTTCCTGATACAGTTTGGCGCTTCAGTCAATTGACACAGCAGCTGTAtcagtcactacgtttccatgcactaaagtaGTCTTGATTtcttaaatattttgtatttttacacctatgtgtgaagtcccagtgtccataCAGACTCTATTATGCAACTCTTGGTCATACCTCTaccgtacactggggggcgcttatttccttttagccCAGATTATTGCTTTTCTGGTTGATCTATGAGGTCACACCAGGCATCTGTGGCTCATTACAAATCAACAGTTTAGCTCTGCTGTAATGTTGGCACATATTAGAAaaattacgtctctaatggctatgctgatgttaaatagcagacagcatgaaTAAATGATCGTatattgcgctacaaacatgacgctactaccaagaaggtCTCAGACCGAAtacaggtccgaagcaaagaaagaccagcAGTAGAGGGTTTTTTGGATTAATTTTTGGACggagaatcatggaaacaaaacttccgAATGTCTCACCGTTCATTCATAATGCTCCTGTGGATTGATAGTTTCAAATCCAAAGGAAAAGATTGTTCTTGCCCTGgccgatactgttccagatgaaggttgctattgttctggactatcttgccagtttgTGCAACACGGTTATTGTtcatcagtttggagtgcacaaatgcagcgtgaagaggtttgtaaGTTGTATAATTTGCCTTTATTATACTTGCTTCATTCTCTTTTCTCTCGTTTGTATTTGGTTCGGGAGTCCAAATCAAGTCCCCATTTTACATTTtcttagctaccttcttaaatcTGTGTCTTCCCCAACCCCCCCCTCATTGAttcacttcaaaatgttctgtttttaATTTGAGAATCAAATAACCAgtctcgggcagcacggtggaagaggggttagtgcgtctgcctcacaatacgaaggtcctgagtagtcttgggttcaatcccgggctcgggatctttctgtgtggagtttgcatgtcttccttgtgactgcgtgggttccctccgggtactccggcttcctcccacttccaaagacatgcacctggggataggttgattggcaacactaaattggccctagtgtgtgaatgtgaatgttgtctatctgtgttggccctgcgatgaggtggcgacttgtccagggtgtaccccgccttccgcccgattgtagctgagataggctccagcgcccccccgcgaccccaaagggaataagcggtcgaaaatggatggatggaaataaccagtctcctcttcattacaaatgttatgtttttattaaacgGTATATCCTTCCGGGTTATATTCCGCGCTTTGAGACTGGCGCATGCATGATCCCCTCCGGTGGCAGGCACCCACTCGAGAGATCTGGATTTCAATCGCATAATTCAGGCGTGTAGGTCCGACTTTGTAAAAACCGAACGCGGTCAGATTATGGTGTTTCCACAGGTTGTAGGATGtttatttagagccaaactatttgataAATCGGACAAACGTATCAGAAGTTCCAGTATTGTTTGACTCATCACTGTTGTCAACTATTGGCAAAATACAACAAATCAGATTTGACGATGAAAGTCCTTCGTCGAAGAAGCCCTAATGCAGTGGATTGTTTGTATCTGGATGTTGTACTCGCATGTTCCAAGTGATGTGTGCAGAAATTGATCCTAACTGCCCTCAATCATGGCCATTTTGACTACATAGCAGAAGGGGAGGGacttaccctatttttcggagtataagccgcaccggccgaaaatgcataataaagaaggaaaaaaacataagttgcactggagtataagtcgcatttttgggggaaatgtatttgataaaagctaacaccaagaatagacatttgaaaggcaatttaaaataaataaagaatagtgaacaggctgaataagtgtatgttatatgaggcataaataaccaactggtatgttaatgtaacatattatggtaggagtcattcaaataactaacttatagaacatgctatacgtttaccaaacaatctgtcactcctaatcgctaaatcccatgaaatcttatacgtctagtctcttacgtgaatgagataaataatactatttgatattttacgctaatgtgttaataatttcacacataagtcgctcctgagtataagtcgcacccccggccaaactatggaaaaaaaactgcgacttacagtccgaaaaatacggtatattgtaagTGGTTGCAATTCACAATTAAAAAGGGGAGAAGGAGCGGATCCGGCAAGTGTATGACAGTAATCGATACATGACAGTAGAAGTGggagaaataatcgatttttagatgcatcacaattcggacatggactatTATAACATCGATTAGTACACATCAATAatcgatgtatttattgtaaattaagtcatgcagacagttctaaaatttggctgactgcagcaagaCACCTCACTAAGAGATTCCACCAGCTCCTTTTATTTTAGGGCGCTTATCTTCCAGTTTTGCACATTTCCATCAGTTTAGTAAATGCGATGggaatttaaaatgtttattacaaatgcactgtattTAAAAGTCGCAAGTgctaaacgcttatttagtgaaacgaaatgtATAAATGCCTCAATATACATCCATTAAAGAAGCATCGAtttatttttaatcgaatcgtgaggcgcTCAA
The DNA window shown above is from Nerophis lumbriciformis linkage group LG38, RoL_Nlum_v2.1, whole genome shotgun sequence and carries:
- the bzw1a gene encoding eIF5-mimic protein 2-A, which translates into the protein MNNQKQQKPTLTGQRFKTRKRDEKERFDPTQFQESIVQGLNQTGTDLEAVAKFLDASGAKLDYRRYAETLFDILVAGGMLAPGGTLSDDMTRTEFCLFTAQEDLETMQAYAQVFNKLIRRYKYLEKGFEEEIKKLLLFLKGFTESERNKLAMLTGILLANGNISASILSSLFNENLVKEGVSSAFAVKLFKSWINEKDINSVAGSLRKVGMDNRLMELFPANKRSCEHFSKYFTDAGLKELSDFARNQQSIGARKELQKELQEQMSRGDPLKEIIAFTKEEMKKANLSEQGMIGIIWTCVMSSVEWNKKEELVTEQAIKHLKQYSPLLKAFTSQGLSELSLLLKIQEYCYDNIHFMKAFQKIVVLLYKADVLSEEAILKWYSEAHLAKGKSVFLEQMKKFVEWLKNAEEESESDEEEAD